Proteins encoded by one window of Chondromyces crocatus:
- a CDS encoding superoxide dismutase family protein, translating into MVRSLTARTTRVGLGLSAVLLVAVAPACGDEDGGSGGAGATGGTPARAATAEIAPLEDSGVQGTAEFSVAGEEVTLSITIEGGGPGEHGLHIHQNGVCEGDGTSAGDHWNPEGHMHGHWNEGEFHLGDIGNITLDAAGRGSLTLTTTRWSVGDGAPTDVVGHAVILHADPDDLASQPSGNAGARIACGVIE; encoded by the coding sequence ATGGTTCGTTCCTTGACGGCGCGGACGACGCGCGTGGGTCTCGGGCTCTCGGCGGTGCTGCTGGTCGCGGTGGCTCCGGCCTGCGGTGACGAGGACGGGGGCAGCGGTGGCGCGGGAGCGACCGGGGGAACGCCGGCCCGAGCCGCCACCGCCGAGATCGCTCCGCTCGAAGACAGCGGGGTGCAGGGTACGGCGGAGTTCTCGGTCGCGGGCGAGGAGGTCACGCTCTCGATCACCATCGAGGGCGGGGGACCCGGAGAGCATGGGCTGCACATCCACCAGAACGGCGTGTGCGAGGGCGATGGGACCTCGGCGGGAGATCACTGGAACCCCGAGGGGCACATGCATGGGCACTGGAACGAGGGCGAGTTCCACCTCGGCGACATCGGCAACATCACCCTCGACGCCGCCGGGCGCGGGAGCCTGACGCTGACCACGACGCGGTGGAGCGTGGGCGATGGGGCGCCCACCGACGTGGTGGGACACGCCGTGATCCTGCATGCGGATCCCGACGACCTGGCGAGTCAGCCCTCGGGCAATGCCGGGGCGCGGATCGCGTGCGGCGTCATCGAGTGA
- a CDS encoding STAS domain-containing protein, which yields MKDGEVEGPLTSRLSAEELKLVRSIGAWMLRLLQGRYDEVPVVSPKRDELGILANMVGRVATSLQVAREKEISHRSALEEKVRELEDARAQQEELIALIRQLSCPVLDVEEGMLLVPLVGEVDAARAELVTTALLSRASATGADTVILDVTGVARLVGHVATLLAQAAQAVRLIGAQTIVCGLSPESAREAVAEGLDFAGLTPCSTLASALAIARRQRQSRRGGGMTAPASSRR from the coding sequence GTGAAAGACGGCGAGGTCGAAGGACCACTGACGAGCCGGCTGTCCGCCGAGGAGCTGAAGCTCGTCCGCAGCATCGGCGCGTGGATGCTCCGGTTGCTCCAGGGGCGCTACGACGAGGTGCCCGTCGTTTCCCCCAAGCGTGACGAGCTGGGCATCCTGGCGAACATGGTGGGCCGGGTGGCGACCTCGCTGCAGGTGGCGCGTGAGAAAGAGATCTCTCACCGCAGCGCCCTCGAAGAGAAGGTGCGGGAGCTGGAGGACGCGAGGGCGCAGCAGGAGGAGCTGATCGCGCTCATCCGTCAGCTCTCGTGTCCGGTGCTGGACGTGGAGGAGGGGATGCTGCTGGTGCCGCTCGTCGGCGAGGTGGATGCCGCCCGCGCGGAGCTGGTGACCACGGCGCTGCTGAGCCGCGCGTCGGCGACGGGCGCGGACACGGTGATCCTGGACGTGACCGGGGTGGCGCGGCTCGTGGGGCACGTGGCGACGCTGCTGGCGCAGGCGGCGCAGGCGGTGCGGTTGATCGGGGCGCAGACGATCGTGTGCGGTCTGTCGCCAGAGAGCGCGCGGGAAGCCGTCGCGGAGGGACTCGACTTCGCCGGTCTCACGCCGTGCAGCACGCTCGCCTCGGCGCTGGCCATCGCGCGCAGGCAACGTCAGTCACGGCGCGGTGGTGGCATGACGGCGCCCGCCTCGTCGCGCCGCTGA
- a CDS encoding fused MFS/spermidine synthase produces the protein MISRSRPRPGVSSPLAVAALLFGSGAAALVYQIAWQREFRLIFGSSTAASAAVLAIFIGGTGAGSLLLGRRADAHPRPLRLYAVLELAIAAFAALSPPLFDLARAAYRGVGGTFHLGMGVGTLLRLVLAALVLGAPTVLMGGTLPAAARSVASPHDPQRRVVGVLYAANTLGAVLGCVGATFGLLEQLGTRHTLWAACVANVVVALLGWLLSSARQPTPSSTDTHALEAAPALAQEPSHDALPEASPELPLPPRFVLAFAAISGFVFFWMELVWYRMLGPLLGGSVYTFGLILAVALLGIGLGGLLYGAAPRRRPRPSRRPDALPTAAATRRGPTAEGLALTCALEALCLAIPFALGDRLALLALALRPDAGAPLLQFLPGWFALTAIVVLPAALVAGVQYPLLIALLGAGREHVGRHVGAAAACNTLGAMAGSLLGGFILLPGLTAIGSWRAVVVTLILMGLAAWLLPLRAPQRAAAPASPLTEERPLRRLRITAPAAMVLALLCLAATGPTAAFRHSPIGAGRVDRMYLDAPALARSFLQNARQVIVWETEGRESSVALDATDGLAMVVNGKVDGNARGDASTQIMGGLIGAALHPDPQSAMVIGFGTGSSAGWLAAVPSIARVDVAELEPAMREIGERCALVNHDALENPRLRLLVGDAREILLTVPASYDVIFSEPSNPYRAGIASLFTREYYEAARGRMNAGGLFLQWVQAYEIDVDTLRTLYATLGSVFPYVETWYIGWHDLLLVGSMEQPIHDVTALRARLAAPPYRDALTRVWRTEGLEGFLAHHLASPAFASTFGAELTHPLNTDDHNRVEFGFARHVGSSSTVEDAFLPLRKDETRRPALQNGVVDWDLVDEDRLFQIAGDGSEFTIPEDLALDREIRAQAALNWVTGNIDGALAKWRFQERPPRGINELALVAEGMANAGDDSALSIITALERTHPLEAEAHRARLQFRKGARAQAATSLARVFTEMRRDPWSSPQVIGRSLELAREMATAAPPGRTDGPPDPVAKLLFDALEEPFAVHILDQARRTTRIAIAGTQREHDLCVRALADVEPHPPWDRDQLAARLTCYTRWNHPLARRAARDRDRFDACQGLRGWLLCL, from the coding sequence GTGATCTCGCGCTCGCGCCCGCGCCCGGGCGTGTCATCCCCGCTCGCGGTGGCCGCCCTCCTCTTCGGATCGGGCGCCGCCGCCCTCGTCTACCAGATCGCCTGGCAGCGCGAATTTCGCCTGATCTTCGGCTCGTCCACGGCTGCCTCGGCCGCCGTGCTCGCCATCTTCATCGGCGGCACGGGCGCGGGCAGCTTGCTGCTCGGCCGCCGCGCCGACGCCCACCCGCGTCCGCTGCGGCTCTACGCCGTGCTCGAGCTGGCCATCGCCGCCTTCGCCGCGCTCTCGCCGCCCCTCTTCGACCTCGCGCGCGCCGCCTACCGTGGCGTCGGGGGCACGTTCCACCTCGGGATGGGCGTCGGCACCCTGCTCCGCCTGGTGCTCGCAGCGCTCGTGCTCGGCGCTCCGACGGTGCTCATGGGCGGCACCCTGCCCGCCGCAGCCCGCAGCGTCGCGTCACCGCACGACCCCCAGCGCCGCGTCGTCGGGGTGCTCTACGCAGCGAACACCCTGGGCGCCGTGCTCGGTTGTGTCGGCGCCACCTTCGGCTTGCTCGAGCAGCTCGGCACGCGCCACACCCTCTGGGCGGCCTGCGTGGCCAACGTCGTGGTCGCCTTGCTCGGCTGGCTCCTCTCGAGCGCACGCCAGCCGACCCCCTCCTCGACCGACACGCACGCGCTCGAAGCCGCCCCCGCCCTCGCCCAGGAGCCCTCTCACGACGCCCTGCCTGAAGCGTCTCCCGAGCTTCCCCTCCCGCCCCGCTTCGTCCTCGCGTTCGCCGCCATCTCCGGCTTCGTCTTCTTCTGGATGGAGCTGGTCTGGTACCGCATGCTCGGACCGCTCCTCGGCGGCTCCGTCTACACCTTCGGCCTCATCCTCGCCGTCGCGCTGCTCGGCATCGGCCTGGGTGGCCTGCTCTACGGCGCCGCCCCGCGCCGCAGACCTCGCCCCTCACGCCGCCCCGACGCCCTCCCCACCGCCGCAGCCACTCGCCGCGGACCGACCGCGGAAGGCCTCGCCCTCACCTGCGCCCTCGAAGCCCTCTGCCTGGCCATCCCCTTCGCGCTCGGCGATCGCCTCGCGCTCCTCGCCCTCGCCCTCCGCCCCGACGCCGGCGCGCCGCTCCTCCAGTTCCTCCCCGGCTGGTTCGCCCTCACCGCGATCGTCGTCCTGCCCGCGGCCCTCGTCGCCGGCGTGCAGTACCCCCTCCTCATCGCGCTGCTGGGCGCAGGCCGCGAACACGTCGGACGGCACGTCGGCGCGGCCGCCGCGTGCAACACCCTCGGCGCCATGGCGGGCTCGCTGCTCGGCGGCTTCATCCTGCTGCCTGGCCTGACGGCCATCGGCTCGTGGCGCGCCGTGGTGGTCACCCTGATCCTCATGGGCCTCGCGGCCTGGCTCCTCCCCTTGCGCGCCCCCCAGCGTGCCGCCGCGCCAGCGTCTCCCCTCACGGAAGAGCGCCCCCTCCGCAGGCTCCGCATCACCGCCCCGGCGGCCATGGTCCTCGCGCTCCTCTGCCTGGCGGCGACCGGCCCCACGGCGGCCTTCCGACACAGCCCGATCGGCGCAGGCCGCGTGGACAGGATGTACCTCGACGCCCCGGCGCTCGCGCGCTCCTTCCTTCAGAACGCGCGTCAGGTCATCGTCTGGGAGACCGAGGGCCGCGAGAGCAGCGTCGCCCTCGACGCCACCGACGGCCTGGCCATGGTCGTGAACGGCAAGGTCGACGGCAACGCCCGCGGCGACGCCTCCACCCAGATCATGGGTGGCCTCATCGGCGCAGCGCTCCACCCCGACCCGCAGAGCGCCATGGTGATCGGCTTCGGCACCGGCAGCTCCGCCGGGTGGCTCGCCGCCGTCCCGTCCATCGCCCGCGTCGACGTCGCCGAACTCGAGCCGGCCATGCGGGAGATTGGCGAGCGCTGCGCCCTCGTGAACCACGACGCGCTCGAGAACCCGCGCCTCCGCCTGCTCGTCGGAGACGCCCGCGAGATCCTGCTCACCGTCCCTGCCAGCTACGACGTCATCTTCTCCGAACCCTCGAACCCCTACCGCGCAGGCATCGCCAGCCTGTTCACCCGCGAGTACTACGAGGCCGCTCGCGGCCGCATGAACGCCGGCGGCCTGTTCCTCCAGTGGGTCCAGGCGTACGAGATCGACGTCGACACCCTCCGCACCCTCTACGCGACCCTGGGCTCGGTCTTCCCTTACGTGGAGACCTGGTACATCGGCTGGCACGACCTCCTCCTCGTGGGCTCCATGGAGCAACCCATCCACGACGTGACGGCACTGCGCGCACGGCTCGCAGCGCCCCCCTACCGGGACGCGCTCACCCGCGTGTGGCGCACCGAAGGTCTCGAAGGGTTCCTCGCCCACCACCTCGCCTCTCCTGCCTTCGCCTCCACGTTTGGCGCCGAACTCACCCACCCCCTGAACACCGACGACCACAACCGCGTCGAGTTCGGCTTCGCCCGGCACGTCGGCAGCTCCAGCACCGTGGAAGACGCCTTCCTCCCGCTGCGAAAGGACGAGACCCGCCGCCCTGCGCTCCAGAACGGCGTCGTGGACTGGGACCTGGTCGACGAGGATCGCCTCTTCCAGATCGCTGGCGACGGCTCCGAATTCACCATCCCCGAGGACCTGGCGCTCGACCGGGAGATCCGTGCCCAGGCTGCCCTCAACTGGGTGACGGGCAACATCGACGGCGCGCTCGCGAAGTGGCGCTTCCAGGAGCGACCTCCCCGCGGCATCAACGAGCTGGCCCTGGTCGCCGAAGGCATGGCCAACGCCGGAGACGACAGCGCCCTCTCCATCATCACCGCGCTCGAACGCACCCACCCCCTGGAGGCCGAGGCCCACCGCGCGCGCCTCCAGTTCCGCAAAGGCGCGCGCGCACAGGCCGCGACGAGCCTCGCGCGCGTCTTCACGGAGATGCGCCGAGACCCCTGGTCATCCCCTCAGGTCATCGGCCGCTCGCTGGAGCTGGCCCGCGAGATGGCCACCGCGGCCCCACCCGGCCGGACCGACGGCCCCCCCGATCCGGTGGCGAAGCTGCTCTTCGACGCCCTCGAAGAGCCCTTCGCGGTGCACATCCTCGACCAGGCCCGCAGGACCACCCGCATCGCCATTGCCGGCACCCAGCGCGAGCACGACCTCTGCGTGCGCGCCCTCGCCGACGTCGAGCCGCACCCCCCCTGGGACCGAGATCAGCTCGCTGCCCGCCTCACCTGCTACACCCGCTGGAACCACCCGCTCGCCCGTCGAGCAGCCCGCGACCGCGATCGGTTCGACGCCTGCCAGGGCCTCCGCGGCTGGCTGCTCTGCCTCTGA
- a CDS encoding PAS domain S-box protein: MSEQRDEVIRRLEEELAHARRKLALLYHHAPVGVIEWDGNFRVTEWNATTEEIFGYSRSEALGKFGPELIVGDDLKPHIQAYWESILDQRMTARTVNENVRKDGRIIVCEWHNAVLADTDGEVVGVTSLIFDITERHKAEQDLRQREREQAATIDQLSTPVLDLWDGVLVVPILGAVDEGRAGRMTEALLQAIVDRSAGYTILDLTGADAVDSSIANHLGRLVRAARLLGATCLISGLGPGVARMLTEHGVELDAQSFGSLRAALAYALMATGSRTPQRRRG, from the coding sequence ATGAGTGAACAACGGGACGAAGTCATCCGGCGCCTGGAAGAAGAGCTCGCTCACGCGCGGCGCAAGCTCGCGCTGCTCTATCATCACGCCCCGGTCGGGGTCATCGAGTGGGACGGCAACTTCCGCGTCACCGAGTGGAACGCCACGACGGAAGAGATCTTCGGCTACTCCCGCAGCGAGGCGCTCGGAAAGTTCGGCCCCGAGCTCATCGTCGGTGATGACCTGAAGCCCCACATCCAGGCCTACTGGGAGAGCATCCTCGACCAGCGGATGACGGCGCGCACGGTGAACGAGAACGTGCGGAAGGACGGCCGGATCATCGTCTGCGAGTGGCACAACGCGGTCCTCGCCGACACGGACGGCGAGGTCGTCGGGGTCACCTCGCTGATCTTCGACATCACGGAGCGCCACAAGGCCGAGCAAGACCTGCGGCAGCGTGAGCGCGAGCAAGCGGCGACCATCGACCAGCTCTCGACGCCGGTGCTCGATCTCTGGGACGGCGTGCTCGTCGTCCCCATCCTCGGCGCCGTCGACGAGGGGCGCGCGGGGCGGATGACCGAAGCGCTGCTCCAGGCCATCGTGGATCGAAGCGCCGGCTACACCATCCTCGACCTCACCGGCGCCGACGCCGTCGACTCCTCCATCGCCAACCACCTCGGGCGGCTGGTGCGTGCGGCGAGGCTCCTCGGGGCCACCTGCCTGATCTCCGGTCTCGGCCCCGGGGTGGCGCGCATGCTCACCGAGCATGGCGTCGAGCTGGACGCGCAGAGCTTCGGCTCCCTGCGCGCCGCGCTCGCCTATGCGCTCATGGCCACCGGATCCAGAACACCGCAAAGGCGCCGCGGGTGA
- a CDS encoding IPT/TIG domain-containing protein — protein sequence MRIHGVGGFVLYANDPEVLSGWYGRLLGVSFTRTSAQRFEGRIGKEDGPRLILEGTPDVLRQGSRDAAVMLLVDDLAALARRLEHRGIDLERDEEIDGERCLWIRDPEGRFITLEQAPVPREQTAVTETASPASSEAAAPTESSEAAAPTETKSGTPENTDEAPSDAVDVDDAPAAPAPAAEEAARSPEGDASLAEDGGEDDEREAPGSGADPAAEAQSNEEAADAEAPRSEVPPPPEHVGTPAPLIMSVRPNKLSSQNGGTVRILGANFAEGVAVRFGGTACEVRWLDSGLLEVDGPARAQGPCAIEVENPDGQVVAGAVLYEQGPTIARLLPVEGPPRGGTEVLVEGTGFEPGCVISFHGTRSPAVRYESATRVWFVTPAHDEGSMRGEVRLTNPDGLSSDAPEGFGYRLGNPRILGVSPDRGYLGGSKRITITGEDLESGCVGRIGGQVATLTWRGSHTVDLIVPPAAQPGPVDVEIENLDGQIARAQGAFTYELPPAPPKLIEVRPDRGYLAGGQEIHLLGDNFDEATVVRIGEIRVAPRLLSRNELVIETPARTAPGVVAIELVDGNGVSVRREDGFVYVERPAPRITGVTPRTGSLVGGTRVVVEGEHFAPGATVRIGAGVPSRIVVRSGTQIEILTPASREAGFVDVEISLPEAGVAVAKSAFRYEAAPPPVIESVAPNRGSVSGGTELSISGKGFIAGTQVLIGGKPAGRTKLVNATTIDATTPPGTDGQMVDVVVRNPDGKEAASKRAFQYDARYRG from the coding sequence ATGCGGATCCATGGCGTGGGTGGCTTCGTCCTCTATGCGAACGACCCCGAAGTTCTGAGCGGGTGGTACGGGCGGTTGCTCGGTGTGAGCTTCACGCGAACGAGCGCCCAGCGGTTCGAAGGCCGCATCGGGAAGGAGGACGGACCACGGCTGATCCTGGAAGGAACCCCAGATGTCCTGAGACAGGGGTCACGGGATGCAGCAGTGATGTTGCTCGTGGACGATCTCGCCGCGCTGGCTCGCCGGCTCGAACATCGCGGCATCGATCTGGAGCGGGACGAGGAGATCGACGGCGAGCGGTGTCTCTGGATCCGAGATCCGGAGGGACGCTTCATCACGCTCGAACAGGCCCCCGTCCCACGCGAGCAGACCGCGGTGACCGAGACGGCATCACCCGCCTCCTCCGAGGCAGCAGCGCCCACGGAGTCCTCCGAGGCAGCAGCGCCCACGGAGACGAAGAGCGGTACGCCAGAGAACACGGACGAGGCTCCCAGCGACGCCGTCGACGTCGATGACGCACCCGCAGCGCCCGCGCCCGCCGCCGAGGAGGCCGCGCGCTCACCGGAGGGCGACGCGAGCCTGGCCGAGGACGGCGGCGAGGACGACGAGCGCGAAGCACCGGGAAGCGGGGCGGATCCCGCGGCAGAAGCCCAGAGCAACGAGGAGGCGGCTGACGCCGAGGCTCCCCGAAGCGAGGTGCCACCGCCTCCGGAGCATGTCGGAACGCCCGCACCGCTCATCATGTCGGTGCGACCGAACAAGCTCTCTTCGCAGAACGGAGGCACGGTGAGGATCCTCGGCGCGAATTTCGCCGAGGGGGTGGCGGTTCGTTTCGGTGGGACCGCGTGCGAGGTGAGGTGGCTCGACTCGGGCTTGCTCGAGGTCGATGGCCCTGCGAGGGCACAAGGCCCCTGCGCGATCGAGGTCGAGAACCCCGATGGACAGGTCGTGGCGGGCGCGGTGCTGTACGAGCAGGGGCCGACGATCGCACGGCTCCTCCCTGTAGAGGGACCACCGCGGGGCGGCACCGAGGTGCTCGTCGAGGGCACCGGTTTCGAGCCGGGGTGCGTGATCTCCTTCCACGGGACGCGATCCCCGGCGGTCCGGTACGAGAGTGCGACGCGCGTCTGGTTCGTCACGCCGGCCCACGACGAGGGCTCGATGCGGGGCGAGGTGCGCCTCACCAACCCCGACGGGCTCTCGTCCGACGCGCCCGAGGGGTTCGGCTACCGGCTCGGAAACCCGCGCATCCTCGGCGTTTCGCCGGATCGCGGGTATCTCGGCGGCAGCAAGCGCATCACCATCACCGGGGAAGACCTGGAGTCGGGGTGCGTGGGCCGGATTGGCGGTCAGGTCGCGACGCTCACCTGGCGCGGCTCGCACACGGTGGATCTCATCGTGCCGCCGGCCGCGCAGCCCGGACCGGTGGACGTGGAGATCGAGAACCTCGACGGCCAGATCGCTCGGGCGCAAGGCGCCTTCACCTACGAGCTCCCCCCTGCCCCACCGAAGCTGATCGAGGTGCGCCCGGACCGGGGCTACCTGGCAGGTGGTCAAGAGATCCATCTGCTCGGAGACAATTTCGACGAGGCGACGGTGGTCCGCATCGGAGAGATCCGGGTCGCGCCGCGGCTGCTGAGCCGGAACGAGCTGGTCATCGAGACGCCAGCGCGCACCGCCCCCGGCGTGGTCGCCATCGAACTCGTCGATGGCAACGGCGTCTCCGTGCGGCGGGAAGATGGCTTCGTCTACGTCGAGAGGCCGGCGCCCCGCATCACGGGGGTCACGCCGCGCACGGGCTCGCTGGTGGGGGGCACGCGGGTGGTGGTCGAGGGAGAGCACTTCGCGCCTGGCGCGACGGTGCGGATCGGCGCAGGTGTGCCGAGCCGGATCGTCGTGCGGTCGGGTACGCAGATCGAGATCCTCACGCCGGCGTCGCGAGAAGCAGGCTTCGTGGACGTCGAGATCTCCTTGCCCGAGGCGGGCGTCGCCGTGGCGAAGAGCGCGTTCCGCTACGAGGCGGCTCCCCCTCCCGTCATCGAGTCGGTCGCACCGAACCGGGGCAGCGTGAGCGGGGGCACGGAGCTGAGCATCAGCGGCAAGGGCTTCATCGCAGGAACCCAGGTGCTGATCGGCGGCAAACCTGCCGGACGCACCAAGCTGGTGAACGCGACGACGATCGACGCCACCACACCTCCTGGCACCGACGGGCAGATGGTGGACGTGGTGGTACGAAACCCAGACGGAAAGGAAGCCGCTTCGAAGCGCGCCTTCCAGTATGACGCGCGGTATCGAGGATAG
- a CDS encoding pyridoxal phosphate-dependent decarboxylase family protein: protein MTDASRLHEAQRGLGDMSPADFRDAGARVVDQVASYLARLETLPILPPIQPGDIRRQFPSGPPLAPEPIEQILDDYSRLIEPNITHWQHPGFMAYFASVASGPGILGEWLAAGLNSNVMFWRNAPASTEVEEVTVDWLRQLFGLPAVFDGMFTDTASVSSLLAVVAARHAVPGLDARDEGLAGRPELGRLRIYCSTETHSSVEKAAIVAGVGRAGVRRVPVDDDFRMRPELLAEAIREDRAAGWLPFCVVATIGTTSSTSIDPVPAIAAICREERLWLHVDAAYGGAAAVVPEMRPLFEGWELADSIVVNPHKWLFTPFDASLLLFRSPEVFRDAFSLVPEYLRVKREGEAHDYHEYGIQLGRRFRALKLWMLIRYFGADGLAARVREHCRMAQELSGWVDAEPGFERVAPTPFSTVCLRHVPAELAGREEDADAQQKIDALNEAILERVNRSGQIFLSHTRLRGRYTIRVTLGNPRQTMEHVHRCWTLLKEAASSASSG, encoded by the coding sequence ATGACCGACGCCTCCCGGCTGCACGAGGCCCAACGCGGGCTCGGTGACATGAGCCCCGCCGACTTCCGTGACGCTGGCGCGCGCGTGGTCGATCAGGTCGCCAGCTACCTCGCGCGCCTCGAGACCTTGCCGATCCTGCCGCCCATCCAGCCCGGAGACATCCGGCGACAGTTTCCCTCGGGTCCCCCTCTCGCGCCCGAGCCCATCGAGCAGATCCTCGACGATTATTCCCGGCTCATCGAGCCGAACATCACCCACTGGCAGCACCCGGGTTTCATGGCCTACTTCGCCTCGGTGGCATCCGGCCCGGGCATCCTCGGAGAGTGGCTCGCTGCAGGGCTGAACTCCAACGTGATGTTCTGGCGCAACGCGCCTGCATCGACCGAGGTGGAGGAGGTGACCGTCGACTGGCTCCGGCAGCTCTTCGGCTTGCCTGCGGTCTTCGACGGGATGTTCACGGACACCGCCTCGGTCTCGTCCTTGCTCGCGGTCGTCGCCGCACGGCACGCGGTCCCGGGCCTCGACGCGCGCGACGAGGGGCTCGCGGGCCGGCCCGAGCTGGGCCGCTTGCGGATCTACTGCTCCACGGAGACCCACTCCTCCGTCGAGAAGGCCGCCATCGTCGCCGGTGTCGGCCGCGCTGGCGTGCGCCGCGTCCCGGTCGACGACGATTTCCGCATGCGTCCCGAGCTTCTCGCGGAGGCGATCCGCGAAGACCGCGCTGCGGGGTGGCTCCCGTTCTGTGTCGTCGCCACCATCGGGACCACCTCCTCCACGAGCATCGACCCGGTCCCCGCGATCGCCGCCATCTGCCGGGAAGAGCGCCTCTGGCTCCACGTCGACGCGGCCTACGGTGGCGCTGCGGCGGTGGTCCCCGAGATGCGGCCGCTGTTCGAGGGCTGGGAGCTCGCCGACTCGATCGTGGTGAACCCACACAAGTGGTTGTTCACACCGTTCGACGCCTCCTTGCTCCTGTTCCGCTCGCCAGAGGTGTTTCGCGACGCCTTCAGCCTCGTCCCCGAGTACCTCCGGGTGAAGCGGGAGGGGGAGGCGCACGACTACCACGAGTACGGCATCCAGCTCGGTCGGCGGTTCCGCGCGCTGAAGCTGTGGATGCTGATCCGCTACTTCGGCGCCGACGGCCTCGCCGCGCGTGTGCGCGAGCACTGTCGGATGGCGCAGGAGCTGTCGGGGTGGGTGGACGCCGAGCCCGGCTTCGAGCGGGTCGCGCCGACGCCGTTCTCGACCGTCTGCTTGCGCCATGTCCCGGCCGAGCTGGCAGGACGGGAAGAGGATGCCGACGCGCAGCAAAAAATCGACGCCCTGAACGAGGCCATCCTGGAGCGAGTGAACCGGAGCGGGCAGATCTTTCTGTCGCATACCCGCCTGCGCGGCCGGTACACGATCCGCGTCACCCTGGGGAACCCGAGGCAGACCATGGAGCACGTCCATCGCTGCTGGACCTTGCTGAAGGAAGCCGCCTCGAGCGCCTCGTCGGGCTAG